The window ggaaaagaatggtatgttggtaaggctcagaaaaagactgaaagggaataggaattgaaacaacggttttagcaaatcatgaaggagactgtagagaaatcacaggggctaaacttgtgcataaaagatttagatgatatagtttcagatgaaaacctcatattcttctcatatactcaagatctcatcaaggacaaccagattgaaatgagatatgttcaatccagcaaaaactctgccgatcttttaaccaaagcacttccaactgttgttttcagaacacacgttcgaaatattggcatgagacaagtttaaaagatgtgacgactcagcgatgtctacttgagggggagttaaCTCTATGTTGCACTCTTTTTCTCttggctaaagttttatcccactgggtttttctttagcaaggtttttaacgagacgGTAATGGTTACTCTATAATAAAATTGTcattcaagggggagtgttataatatcttGAATATACATGAATCCTAAAAGTCAAGATATGTGTCCTCTAAAGTCCAAGATTTGAATGATCAATTATATCACTCCATATCTTTTTACTATTCCTCATTGAAAATTGAACACATATAGCATTTGTATTGTAGTAAAAATTTTCCATCGAGTGTAAGCAAACTATGTACCCCATTATTTCTCAAACACAAGGGTTACTCTTATTCTCCATTCATTTTCTAAGCTTTGTATAGTACAGAAGTTTCTAATGTTATATAATATAGGCTATGAAAGTAGTTACTGACTACTAAATTAcaacacatttatatttataaatgataATTTATTTACATTTTAGAGCTCGCGGTGTCCGGTGGTCAGTTTCACCGTCCTTCATCGACGCCGGCTAAATTTGGAAACCGCCTCACCGTCAATTTCGAGGTTGTTGGCCACCGTCTCCCCTCCGACGGTGGTTTCaactattttttttgtttttttcctttttaattatTCTATTATCCTATTGGTCCACAACTAAATTCGACACTGAAATTGACATCGAAATTGACACTGAAAGACACCCTACTTTAATCAATTTCAAAGTCCATTTTCGACACGCTCTTAACATAAACACACCTCATTTATTCATCAGTATTCCTCCTGTTTAGAATATAAGAATAAAAATCAGGTAACGACATGATTATGACAACCAAAACCAACCAGATCTTCAACATAAACTAAACGACAGCAGTTTTTAATATTTAAATAGAAAAAGGCATCGCCTATTTACATTTTATTGTATTTTCATAAATAAagaataagtataatataattaaactAATACTTGTAAAGAATTACTCAGTATTATATATCGCCTTCAAACCATTGGTTTATAAACCATTCCTTCTTGGAAGAGTGTTCACCGGGACTCCTACCGAAACTAGAGGTCTCATGTTGCATCATTGACACTATAAAATGTTTTAAGGGATTCTCTTGAACGTAATAAAGACTAACAGTGGAAGGTGCTTTACCCAGTGACGAAGTGACGTCTGAGTTCCCGTCATGGCGAATCCGCCTTTGGAGCCGTGAGTCCCATTACCCTATTTACAATAAAGACTAGGACTTCATATATTATCAAAATTTATTACTTTTAGaagtaaacaaccactaaagtattcttaaaatataattagttttggggAAAAAAAAGATTCCCTATTGAGTTTCCATTATGGATTGCCACTGGTTCCTGTTGCCCAAGGTTTACCGACTATGGGGAGCCTAAGTGGTTCATTCATAGTGGATTCCTTCGTTAAAAAAAGTCATTTGGTTTATAGAAAAGAAATACTCCGTACAATGTAATCAATATATAAGGTGGATCTAATGTATTGACACGGGCAGCATGAGTACCAGTGAAATATGCGATGTTGTTTTTTTGGTTTTTAACTAGTGATGCGATAAGTAAATTTTTCAAAGTTTTGATAGTATAAATTTTTTGAGTTATATTGTTGAATAGTGTAAACTTTTTTGAATTTTTAACTAGTGATAATAAATATGGCTATAATTTCTAGACCTGTCACTCCATATACTTATACTTGGACTAAATTCACATTTTGTTAATAGTATTCTTAGTAAAAATATTACAGTAAATATCATAGTAAATCATTATCATTATGTAACAGCTAAAAAAAGATACGGCGGAGTACTAATTAATACCGTAAGtatatatttccatatttgaatttgaaaTATAACAGCTTAAAATTCGATAAAACCTACCGCGATCATTTATATCGACCCCATCAAGATCAAAAAATTGTCAACTTTGTTAAAACAATCCCGAACAGTTCTCACAATACAAAAAAATTCAAAAAACTGTCCaaaaattatacggagtaataaaaaaaattataatcacttgtcacgtatacatatttatttttcaTATACTAATAGTATAAAAAATCCGACTTTGCCCCGTTAATGTTTCCAAGCGTAAACCAACAACGAAAAACCCGAAGGACCTTTCAACTCATTTTCCTCAACACTTTCCCACTCCATAACCGACCCGCAACCCGAAGACGATGATGATGACAATGACGACGAAGACGAACTTCCTCCCGTTCTCAAAATCCCTTTCTTCAACTTCCTTTTCTCAAACCCGAACCCGAATCCAAACCCAAGTAAACCCGACCCGGATGCATTCAATCGAGACAAGTACTTATCATCTTCATGATAATCGAAACCCGACTTCTCAAATCGAAACATAAACAATGCGTATCCATCGTCACTATCTTCTTCAAACAACCAATTATAAACATCCCATGATATTTGAATATTTACTCCATCGATTTCGACTCGTTCGTTTCCTCTAAATTTCCAATTTAAATGCTTTACGACAAGTATCTTTTTATTGTCAACTGTGAAAGATAATCTTGATTCATCGGTTGATGTAATTCGAGTGCAATCAATGGTTATATCTCTTGTTCTACCTCGAAATGTAGCATTTGTGTTGTATTTTTTCGTATTTATACCGTACACATGTTCTCTACGTAGAATTGTGATTTGTGTTTGGTTCGGGTTGGGTGATTTTGCTTTTGAGTAAGCTTGTTTGTGTGAGTCACCAATGAGAAAGACGATTTGACCGGAAATTATTGCTGTTATGTAGAATCCGGATAAGGGTTCGGGTCCCGACCCGAATTTGGCATGGGAGAGATCGTAGTGGATGTGAAGGAGTTGGTTATTAGTGGGGAGGTGTAACTTTTTGAAGCCATGTTTGTTCCAAAAAATGAAGGGTTTGATTTGAAGGTggaagatggtggtggtggtggtggcggtgaggTGGTTGTcgtcggtggtggtggtggtggttgggagGAGGTGGATGTAAAGAGAACGGTTGAATAGTGTTTTGGACCAAGTAACGGCGAAAACGCCGATATGTGTGTGGTGAAGGGTGGTGGTGAGGTTGGGCTTGgtggtgtggtggtggtggtggttgtgtggTGGtgaatgatggtggtggtggtggtggtggagaggggtggggtggtggtggtggggtgaTGGAGATGAAGAAACACGTTTGTGTGTTAATGATGATGACATAGTTATTGAGAATGATAATTTTTGTCAGTTTTGATGACCGGGAGAAATAAATATGAAAAAAGTTAGGAATTATATAAGGGGTGTGGGGTGGGTAGTTTGACGTGTAAATGCATGGTGAAGGGAGTTGGCAATCATGGGTTTGGTCGTTtttgaatttaaaaaataaaaataggaaaaagttaaggaaaaaaaaaataaaaaattattggATTGGAATGGCTATGTTTTGGAGGTCAATTGGTGTGTTTATTTTTGTGTATGTACGGATGTGAGGTTTTATGCTTAATGTGTTGAATACACTTGTAAGTGCTAAAAGTTATCGGATTGTCGGAAGTTTGGGGACCTATAATGCTTGATTCATACACCGATACACGAGCACTATATGTATGAAGTACGTCACGAAGTAGGTTGAACTTTGTCCGAGAAATTATTGAAGTATATGTGAAGTGTGAGCTTCATGATCAGTTGAAAGTCGTCACTTCTAATTTGGATGATAAAAGTAAGACTTGATTCTGTTAGGGTTGAATATGAGTGAAAGTAACCTCGTTGTTCAACAACAGTTCATGTATAAACTGGCTGGAGCTATACGTAAACGTAAAGTGGTGAATCAAGATGGGAGTGCAAAGACTATTTTTATTGTGGACAATAATCTGGACTTTTGTTGAGCTTATGCCACTTGCTATGGTTATGTTCTTTAACATAACTTTTACCCGATACATCAGCAAAAACGCTTTAACATTTctttcacattcctttcactaaacactcactatcatacactcactttcaaactttaaccaatttaaaattattatttaaatacaataaataaataccaataattaaaaaacaatttatttaataaaatttaaaacattacattaataaaaatttaaaacattacttaattaaaaaataaaagacaatacataaataaaaaaaagtgttacataataaataaaaaaaatacgaaCTTATTAATAAAAAAATGAGCTACTCGAGTGGTGTCGGGTCGTCGTCTTCGTCTTCGTTTTGTTGTTCTTCGGTGTTTGCGTTTTCTTCGTCTTCGTCGGTTAACAAGATCGTCTTCATTTTTTGTCGATACTTTTGAAGTATTTGTTGGTCTTCCCTTGGCAAGTCCGGGTTGATGCTTGTGTTGAAAATTCGAAAGGCGCGATTCATTACTTTCATCAAAGTCGATTGCCGTTTTTGTTTTTGAGTTAAAGCAATTTCTTGTTGGGCGACCAACATTTGAGAACGAACTTCTTCGGATGAACAAGACGAGGCGGCGTCGGACGAAGCCGAACTCTTTCGGCTTTTTCTACCGGCTAGTCGACCCGGTGGACGTCGGATTACGTCTTCCCCGAACAAAGTAGAGTGACCGGGGTTTGGATCAACCCTTAATGGTTGATCGTCTCCCAAAGTGATCGGTGACTCCGGTATTGGACGCCGGTGAGATGTCATAACACCTTCCGGGGAACAAAATTTCGGACAAGTTTTAAGTACTTGCCATGCTTTGTAATGCGTAAACGAAACACTTTGACGCTTCCGATATTCTTCACGCGTCGCTTCAATGACATCCGTGTCATTATGTCCACTTTGCCAAATTTTTTTTAATTGGTTGTAAATACCAATAAACACTTTGATATCTCTTGCCATTTTCGCCCATTTCCCGGTTATTTGATCGTTGTTTCTTTTTCGATCGGCGACTTGATTATACGTGGATACAACCGTATTCCAAAACGAATCGGCCGATTGTGAAGATCCAATTTTCGGATTTTTCGTGGCATAGAGCCAACGTTCGGCCAAAATTTCTTCTTCTTCCGGAGTCTAATGCATAAGTTGACGTTTCGGCTTTTCGCTTCCTTCAACTAATTTACTTTTTCCCTTTCTTTTAGCTTTTTGTTTTTCGGTCTCGGATTGTGTTTCGGGGACGCTTTCAAGCGTCGGTTGTGTTACATGTTGTTGTATGTATGAAAAttgttgtcgtgattgtgaaaaGAATTGTTGTTGGTTAATAGGAAATTGTTGAGGtgaataatatgtatttatgttttgaaattgtaattgttgttgaaatggtagtggtggtggttgaaCAAATTGTAATTGGTGTTGAAATGGTGATAGTTGTTGTGATGGAACAAAATTTTGTTATTGAGAAAAACTAGTTTGGCTTGGAGACGAATTGCTAGCTTGGTTCGAAGATGATTGATTTGGTGACGGGATTTGATTGTTTAACATATGGTTGAAGAAATCGTTATTTGGGTTAGACATTTTTGTTTGAATTGAAAGATT of the Rutidosis leptorrhynchoides isolate AG116_Rl617_1_P2 chromosome 5, CSIRO_AGI_Rlap_v1, whole genome shotgun sequence genome contains:
- the LOC139848810 gene encoding uncharacterized protein, with amino-acid sequence MASKSYTSPLITNSFTSTTISPMPNSAKSPNPNQTQITILRREHVYGINTKKYNTNATFRGRTRDITIDCTRITSTDESRLSFTVDNKKILVVKHLNWKFRGNERVEIDGVNIQISWDVYNWLFEEDSDDGYALFMFRFEKSGFDYHEDDKYLSRLNASGSGLLGFGFGFGFEKRKLKKGILRTGGSSSSSSLSSSSSSGCGSVMEWESVEENELKGPSGFSLLVYAWKH